One region of Tamandua tetradactyla isolate mTamTet1 chromosome 6, mTamTet1.pri, whole genome shotgun sequence genomic DNA includes:
- the LOC143686003 gene encoding C-C motif chemokine 13-like produces the protein MKVPPELLCLLLAAAAFAQPDALNAPSTCCFIFNSKKIPLQRLQGYRVTNGQCPQEAVIFQTKQGKETCANPKDTWVLNYMKHLDQRSPTPKT, from the exons ATGAAGGTCCCCCCAGAGCTTCTCTGCCTGCTCCTCGCAGCTGCCGCCTTTGCTCAGCCAG ATGCACTCAACGCCCCATCCACTTGCTGCTTCATCTTTAACAGTAAGAAGATCCCCTTGCAGAGGCTGCAGGGCTATCGAGTCACCAATGGCCAGTGTCCCCAGGAAGCTGTCAT CTTCCAGACCAAGCAGGGCAAGGAGACCTGTGCCAACCCCAAGGACACATGGGTCCTGAATTACATGAAACACCTGGACCAAAGATCTCCAACCCCGAAGACCTGA